A window of Paenibacillus polygoni contains these coding sequences:
- the gpmI gene encoding 2,3-bisphosphoglycerate-independent phosphoglycerate mutase → MTAPKPVALIIMDGFGLRNTDVGNAVAQAKKPNYDRYMAKYPHTTLTASGEAVGLPEGQMGNSEVGHLNIGAGRIVYQDLTRISKSIRDGEFFDNETLVNAVRSAKQTGKKLHLYGLLSDGGVHSHIKHMFAMLDLAKKEEMDEVYIHAFLDGRDVSPNSGIKFLEELNAKIEEVGIGKIATVQGRYYAMDRDKRWERVEKSYRAIVYGDGLKYTDPLKAVKESYERSVYDEFVEPTVIVKEDGTPVGLVESGDSVVFLNFRPDRAIQLSQVFTNQDFRGFDRGDKWPQGLHFVCLTLFSETVDGYVAYTPKNLDNTLGEVLVQNNKKQLRIAETEKYPHVTFFFSGGRDVELPGETRILINSPKVATYDLKPEMSAYEVADACVKEIEADKHDAIILNFANPDMVGHSGLLEPTIRAVEATDECMGRVVEAVLAKGGVVLITADHGNADMVFDENGNPFTAHTTNPVPFIVTSENVELREGGILADIAPTILDLMELPQPAEMTGKSIISKRK, encoded by the coding sequence GGCAAAATATCCGCATACTACACTTACGGCAAGTGGAGAAGCGGTTGGATTGCCTGAAGGACAAATGGGGAACTCTGAAGTAGGACACTTGAATATCGGTGCAGGTCGTATCGTATATCAAGATCTTACGCGGATTTCGAAATCCATTCGTGATGGTGAGTTCTTTGACAATGAAACGCTTGTAAATGCGGTCCGTTCTGCGAAGCAAACAGGCAAAAAACTTCACTTGTACGGCCTTTTGTCTGATGGTGGAGTACACAGTCACATTAAGCATATGTTTGCCATGCTGGACCTGGCTAAGAAAGAAGAAATGGATGAAGTATATATCCATGCTTTCCTCGATGGTCGTGACGTTTCCCCGAATAGCGGTATTAAATTCCTTGAGGAGTTAAATGCCAAAATTGAGGAAGTGGGTATTGGTAAAATTGCGACTGTTCAAGGTCGTTACTATGCAATGGACCGTGACAAACGCTGGGAACGTGTTGAGAAATCTTACCGCGCAATCGTGTACGGTGATGGACTTAAATACACAGACCCGCTCAAAGCGGTTAAGGAGTCTTATGAAAGATCGGTATACGATGAGTTTGTAGAGCCAACGGTAATCGTAAAAGAAGATGGAACACCAGTCGGACTTGTAGAAAGCGGCGACTCGGTTGTCTTCTTGAACTTCCGTCCTGACCGTGCAATTCAATTGTCTCAAGTGTTCACAAACCAAGATTTCCGCGGTTTTGATCGTGGTGATAAGTGGCCTCAAGGGCTGCACTTCGTATGTTTGACACTGTTCAGTGAAACAGTAGATGGATACGTTGCCTATACACCGAAGAACCTTGATAACACTCTTGGTGAAGTGCTGGTTCAAAACAACAAGAAACAATTGCGTATTGCAGAAACCGAGAAGTATCCGCACGTAACGTTCTTCTTCAGCGGTGGACGTGACGTTGAACTTCCAGGTGAAACTCGTATTCTGATCAATTCTCCTAAGGTTGCAACTTATGACCTCAAACCAGAAATGAGTGCATATGAAGTAGCTGACGCTTGCGTTAAAGAGATTGAAGCAGATAAACACGATGCGATCATTTTGAACTTTGCCAACCCTGATATGGTAGGTCACTCCGGTTTGCTGGAACCAACCATTCGTGCGGTAGAAGCTACTGATGAATGCATGGGACGTGTTGTTGAAGCTGTACTTGCAAAAGGCGGCGTGGTTCTGATCACTGCTGACCATGGTAATGCGGATATGGTATTTGACGAGAACGGAAATCCGTTTACGGCACATACAACAAACCCAGTACCTTTCATCGTTACTTCCGAAAATGTAGAGCTTCGTGAAGGCGGTATTCTTGCTGACATCGCTCCTACAATCCTTGACTTGATGGAACTTCCGCAACCAGCGGAAATGACCGGAAAATCCATCATCTCAAAACGCAAATAG
- the eno gene encoding phosphopyruvate hydratase yields the protein MTIISDVYAREVLDSRGNPTVEVEVYLESGAIGRAIVPSGASTGAHEAVELRDGDKDRYLGKGVLNAVKNVNEKIAPEVIGMDALDQLGIDKLMITLDGTPNKGKFGANAILAVSMAVARAAADALDLPLYVYLGGFNAKQLPVPMMNIVNGGEHADNNVDVQEFMILPVGAPSFKEALRTGAEIFHSLKSVLKAKGLNTAVGDEGGFAPNFTSNEDALGAIMEAIEKAGYKPGEDVLLGMDVASTEFYKDGKYTLAGEGKSFTSAEFVDLLASWVEKYPIVTIEDGCSEDDWEGWRLLTEKLGDKIQLVGDDLFVTNTERLKKGIDEKIGNSILIKVNQIGTLTETFDAIEMAKRAGYTAVISHRSGESEDSTIADIAVATNAGQIKTGAPSRTDRIAKYNQLLRIEDQLGELAQYNGLNSFYNLKK from the coding sequence ATGACTATTATTTCTGACGTATATGCTCGCGAAGTCCTAGACTCCCGCGGTAACCCAACAGTTGAAGTTGAGGTTTATCTTGAATCCGGCGCAATCGGCCGCGCAATCGTTCCATCCGGTGCTTCCACTGGTGCTCACGAAGCAGTTGAACTTCGTGATGGCGACAAAGACCGTTACCTAGGTAAAGGTGTTCTGAACGCTGTTAAAAATGTTAACGAAAAAATCGCTCCAGAAGTTATCGGTATGGACGCTCTAGATCAGCTCGGTATCGACAAACTGATGATTACTTTGGATGGTACTCCAAACAAAGGTAAATTTGGTGCAAATGCAATTCTTGCAGTTTCTATGGCGGTAGCTCGTGCAGCTGCTGACGCTCTTGACCTGCCACTGTATGTTTACCTTGGCGGATTCAATGCGAAACAACTTCCAGTTCCTATGATGAACATCGTTAACGGCGGTGAACATGCTGACAACAACGTTGACGTACAAGAATTCATGATTCTTCCTGTAGGTGCTCCTTCTTTCAAAGAAGCTCTTCGTACAGGTGCTGAAATCTTCCACAGCTTGAAATCCGTTCTGAAAGCGAAAGGACTGAACACAGCTGTAGGTGACGAAGGTGGTTTCGCTCCTAACTTTACTTCCAACGAAGACGCTCTTGGCGCAATCATGGAAGCTATCGAAAAAGCAGGATACAAACCAGGTGAAGACGTTCTTCTTGGTATGGACGTTGCTTCTACTGAGTTCTACAAAGATGGTAAATACACACTTGCAGGCGAAGGTAAATCCTTTACTTCTGCTGAGTTCGTAGACCTTCTTGCTTCTTGGGTTGAAAAATATCCAATCGTTACAATTGAAGATGGTTGCTCCGAGGATGACTGGGAAGGTTGGAGACTCCTTACTGAAAAATTGGGAGACAAAATTCAACTCGTTGGTGACGACTTGTTCGTTACAAACACTGAGCGCCTGAAAAAAGGTATCGATGAAAAAATCGGTAACTCTATCCTTATCAAAGTTAACCAAATCGGTACGCTTACTGAAACTTTCGATGCAATCGAAATGGCTAAACGTGCAGGTTACACAGCTGTTATCTCCCACCGTTCCGGTGAGTCCGAAGACAGCACAATTGCGGATATCGCAGTTGCAACAAATGCAGGCCAAATCAAAACGGGTGCACCTTCCCGTACAGACCGTATTGCAAAATACAACCAATTGCTTCGTATCGAAGACCAACTGGGTGAACTTGCTCAATACAACGGCCTAAACTCTTTCTACAACTTGAAAAAATAA
- a CDS encoding YjfB family protein — MDIAALSMAMSQASVQQAASLQVLGMAKNQTEMNGQQMVQLLNSAVPAPHPTSGSIIDIKV, encoded by the coding sequence ATGGATATTGCAGCATTATCAATGGCTATGTCTCAAGCATCTGTTCAGCAGGCAGCTTCTCTGCAAGTGTTGGGTATGGCAAAGAATCAAACAGAAATGAATGGTCAGCAGATGGTGCAGTTGTTGAATTCGGCTGTACCTGCTCCTCATCCTACATCAGGAAGTATAATTGATATCAAGGTTTAA
- the secG gene encoding preprotein translocase subunit SecG, whose product MELVMKLLLVIFAIGVIVVVLLQQGKSAGLSGAISGGAEHLFGKSKARGMELVLERITIIFAVGFMVSAILVAVFQ is encoded by the coding sequence ATGGAACTCGTTATGAAATTGCTTCTCGTTATTTTTGCCATCGGTGTTATTGTCGTTGTTCTTCTTCAACAAGGGAAAAGCGCAGGTCTTTCCGGTGCCATCTCCGGCGGTGCGGAACATCTTTTTGGCAAGTCCAAAGCACGCGGTATGGAACTCGTACTTGAGCGGATTACGATAATTTTTGCTGTCGGATTTATGGTTTCAGCTATCTTAGTAGCTGTATTCCAGTAA
- the rnr gene encoding ribonuclease R → MITEQQLLDFMHETAYKPMTYQELEQHFHIENAAEFKEFLKMLNHLEDEGKIVLTSANRYGVPGRMQMVRGRLQAHAKGFAFLIPEDREHPDVYIHANDLKSSMNGDTVLVRVTSKGPEGGRLEGEVVRIVKRAITQVVGVFQSHEVYGFVIPDDKRINRDIFIPRGSFLGAVDGQKVVVKIVNYPEGRAAAEGEVIEVLGHKDDPGIDILSVIRKHQLPEGFPEEVMAEAEQVPESITEEEIARQGRRDLRGLNIVTIDGEDAKDLDDAVNVERLPNGHYRLGVHIADVGYYVPENSKLDQEAYNRGCSVYLVDRVIPMLPKRLSNGICSLNPQVDRLTMSCVMEFNEQMKVVNHDIFTSVIKTKERMTYKNVYKILEEEDPELIERYSDLVDDFKLMKEIAMKLRNMRMRRGAVDFDFEESKIIVDEEGKPVDIVKRERTVAEQIIEEFMLAANETVAEHFHWLKVPFIYRVHEDPDQEKLQNFLAFASNFGYQVKGRGNAIHPRALQSLLEDIQGTKEQTVISTMMLRSMKQAKYDSEMSGHFGLAAEFYSHFTSPIRRYPDLVIHRVMREVFENNGALSEQRQEYLASRMQDIAQQSSERERVAVEAERDTEKMKKAEFMLDKVGEVFEGMISSVTSFGMFIELENTVEGLIRLSMLTDDYYHFDDQHMALIGERTSKVFRIGDELEIRVARVNMDDYTIDFEMLDMKPRQGRPGGSQGGPRGGRGGQRNDGRSGGRSGNREGQRGRNTESGSKGEKRGAKNIAGNAGGAANRGKDSGRSGRDNNTNPRSSDRPSFGFGSGKGGYSSAGSSTGSSSPLSESRGGYKQGKGRKKKTTKSGIFIGNPNSSDQTVNPPAAEVESAAGKRKRNKNKGGNKNGMAAFVRKKKK, encoded by the coding sequence ATGATAACAGAACAGCAATTGCTCGATTTCATGCATGAAACGGCCTACAAGCCGATGACTTATCAGGAACTTGAACAGCATTTTCACATTGAAAATGCTGCTGAGTTCAAAGAATTCCTTAAAATGCTCAATCATCTGGAAGATGAAGGGAAGATTGTACTAACCAGCGCAAATCGCTATGGCGTACCCGGACGTATGCAAATGGTTCGTGGACGACTGCAAGCACATGCCAAAGGATTTGCTTTCCTTATTCCCGAAGATCGTGAGCATCCGGATGTTTATATCCATGCCAATGATTTAAAAAGTTCCATGAACGGAGATACCGTTCTTGTTCGTGTAACTTCAAAAGGACCAGAGGGCGGCCGACTTGAAGGAGAAGTCGTTCGCATTGTGAAACGTGCCATTACCCAAGTTGTGGGTGTATTCCAGAGTCATGAAGTATACGGCTTTGTTATCCCAGATGACAAGCGGATCAATCGGGATATCTTTATTCCTCGCGGAAGCTTTCTAGGGGCAGTAGATGGCCAGAAAGTGGTTGTGAAGATTGTGAATTATCCGGAAGGCCGTGCGGCGGCAGAAGGGGAAGTCATTGAAGTCCTTGGTCACAAGGACGATCCAGGTATTGATATTTTATCTGTCATTCGTAAGCATCAACTTCCAGAGGGATTCCCTGAAGAAGTGATGGCAGAAGCAGAGCAAGTGCCTGAATCGATTACAGAAGAGGAAATTGCTCGTCAAGGACGCCGTGACCTGCGTGGTCTGAACATTGTTACTATTGATGGCGAGGATGCAAAAGACCTGGATGATGCTGTAAATGTAGAGCGTCTTCCGAACGGACATTATAGACTCGGCGTTCATATTGCAGACGTTGGATATTATGTACCTGAGAATTCGAAGCTGGATCAGGAAGCTTATAATCGCGGATGCAGTGTGTACTTGGTTGACCGGGTTATTCCGATGCTTCCTAAACGCTTGTCGAACGGGATCTGTAGTTTGAATCCGCAGGTAGATCGTCTCACTATGTCTTGTGTTATGGAGTTTAACGAGCAGATGAAGGTCGTTAACCATGATATATTCACAAGTGTCATCAAGACCAAAGAGCGGATGACTTACAAAAATGTATATAAAATTCTGGAGGAAGAAGACCCAGAGTTAATTGAACGTTATAGCGACTTGGTAGATGACTTCAAACTGATGAAGGAAATCGCCATGAAGCTTCGTAATATGCGGATGCGCCGCGGCGCAGTTGATTTTGACTTTGAAGAAAGCAAAATTATCGTTGACGAAGAAGGTAAGCCGGTAGATATCGTGAAAAGAGAGCGGACGGTAGCTGAACAGATCATCGAAGAATTCATGCTCGCTGCCAATGAGACCGTTGCAGAACATTTCCACTGGCTAAAAGTACCGTTCATCTATCGTGTCCATGAAGACCCGGATCAAGAGAAATTGCAAAACTTCCTTGCCTTTGCTTCAAATTTTGGATATCAGGTAAAAGGACGCGGCAATGCAATTCATCCGAGAGCACTGCAATCGCTACTTGAAGATATTCAAGGAACCAAAGAGCAAACGGTGATCAGCACAATGATGCTGCGGTCTATGAAACAAGCGAAGTACGATTCCGAGATGTCGGGACACTTTGGCCTTGCCGCTGAATTCTACAGCCACTTTACATCGCCAATTCGTCGTTATCCGGATCTCGTCATTCACCGTGTAATGCGTGAAGTATTTGAGAATAACGGTGCGCTTAGTGAGCAGCGCCAAGAGTATTTGGCCAGCCGTATGCAGGATATTGCTCAGCAGTCTTCCGAACGCGAACGTGTTGCAGTAGAGGCAGAACGTGACACAGAGAAAATGAAGAAAGCGGAGTTCATGCTTGATAAAGTCGGCGAAGTATTCGAAGGTATGATCAGCAGTGTAACCAGCTTCGGAATGTTTATAGAACTGGAGAATACGGTAGAAGGTCTAATCAGACTAAGCATGCTCACGGATGATTATTATCATTTTGATGATCAGCACATGGCTCTCATCGGAGAGCGCACGTCGAAGGTCTTCCGTATCGGTGATGAGCTCGAGATTCGTGTGGCTCGCGTAAATATGGATGATTATACGATCGACTTTGAGATGCTGGATATGAAACCGCGTCAAGGACGTCCAGGTGGCAGTCAAGGCGGTCCACGCGGGGGCCGTGGAGGTCAGCGTAATGATGGACGAAGCGGAGGTCGCAGCGGCAACCGGGAAGGTCAGCGTGGACGCAATACTGAGTCAGGAAGCAAAGGTGAGAAACGAGGCGCTAAAAATATCGCTGGAAATGCAGGCGGTGCCGCAAATCGTGGTAAAGACAGTGGACGCAGTGGTCGTGACAATAATACGAATCCTCGTTCATCAGATCGTCCAAGCTTTGGATTTGGGTCTGGCAAAGGTGGATACAGCTCGGCTGGATCGTCCACTGGTTCAAGTTCACCGCTTTCTGAAAGCCGGGGCGGTTATAAGCAAGGGAAAGGCCGCAAAAAGAAAACAACCAAAAGCGGCATTTTCATCGGCAATCCGAATTCCAGTGATCAAACGGTGAATCCACCTGCAGCAGAAGTTGAATCAGCAGCGGGTAAGCGGAAACGGAATAAAAACAAAGGCGGCAATAAAAACGGGATGGCCGCATTTGTACGCAAGAAGAAAAAATAG
- a CDS encoding response regulator transcription factor has translation MYKVIIADDEYMIHRSLAKLVESSEHPFHVVGEAEDGAEALILLKEKPDLIITDICMPGLDGLAFIEKAKQVRPDVLFLVISGYGEFEYAQRALRLGVEDFLLKPVSPDKFQQTLTAIYHRLEKQKRKVMDYRQWFLSHEELLVQLADAIWRLDEKAVDDLLHKLVHLYEEEAADEIPFPTLNNILQEKITKELTNRGLPFPEPPIYRGLTTDADEKIKDTSSVLSQCRAYTQILLHAVKSSRNFGSRTHISKAIMYTKENLSDSTLSVQIAADIAGMSVTYFSRLFKEETSTSYVQYLTRLRMEKAKRLLDEQLLSASEICERVGYTDYPHFSKTFKKVYGIAPADYSKLHRSI, from the coding sequence ATGTATAAAGTGATCATTGCAGATGATGAATACATGATTCATCGCAGTTTGGCGAAGCTGGTAGAGTCTTCGGAACATCCGTTTCATGTCGTAGGCGAAGCCGAAGATGGAGCGGAAGCACTTATACTGCTGAAAGAGAAACCAGACCTTATCATTACCGACATCTGTATGCCGGGTCTAGACGGTCTTGCTTTTATTGAAAAAGCAAAACAAGTAAGGCCCGATGTTCTTTTCCTTGTTATCTCTGGGTATGGTGAGTTTGAGTATGCACAGCGTGCCCTGCGATTAGGAGTAGAAGACTTCTTGCTCAAGCCTGTAAGCCCTGATAAGTTTCAGCAGACGCTTACAGCCATCTATCATCGATTAGAGAAACAGAAACGGAAAGTAATGGATTATAGACAGTGGTTTTTAAGCCACGAAGAACTGCTGGTACAATTGGCCGATGCGATTTGGCGTTTAGATGAGAAAGCTGTGGACGATTTGCTTCACAAACTCGTTCACCTTTACGAAGAAGAGGCCGCGGATGAAATTCCTTTTCCCACTTTAAACAACATATTGCAAGAGAAAATAACAAAGGAACTCACGAATCGCGGGCTCCCCTTTCCTGAACCTCCAATTTATAGAGGGTTAACTACCGATGCAGATGAGAAAATCAAAGACACTTCCTCTGTTCTGTCCCAGTGTAGAGCTTATACTCAAATTTTGCTGCATGCGGTGAAATCATCACGAAATTTCGGTTCACGAACTCACATCTCTAAAGCAATTATGTATACAAAAGAAAACCTATCTGACAGCACTTTATCTGTTCAGATCGCAGCTGATATTGCAGGGATGTCAGTCACCTATTTCAGTCGTTTATTTAAAGAAGAGACCAGCACTAGTTATGTGCAGTACCTTACTCGGCTGCGTATGGAAAAAGCGAAGAGACTGCTTGATGAGCAGCTCCTCAGTGCTTCCGAAATATGTGAACGAGTCGGTTACACAGACTACCCTCATTTCAGTAAAACATTCAAGAAAGTCTATGGTATAGCCCCGGCTGATTATAGTAAGCTGCATCGAAGCATTTAG
- a CDS encoding sensor histidine kinase produces MLKNLTMNKKLIAISLLFVCLPVLLLGTYWYNASTETIEESTIASNQRIVTQTTEYLNLYIAGLETSTYPSLSGASIQSLINSRSLSPYAYLKLSESIEKGIFAQMLYGRDDVVGMSLAAKNGFVVSDYTRAPELLNMDQITHQNQLLLEKMERMDDFHIEGIRYVGSEPVLTVTRKIPSNQSYLFEGLLIVDLHLSQIAGICKNVSHHELEIWITDAHSGQVIYHPEQTRIGTSLSPSLVQELTSSKTGLLHEYETDLPNILLYEHSSQTDWVVALEQPKDAVIGELLDLRATAIYFFACIMIVTVFILGGFSLQISRALSLLERLMKRVQTGDFSLPITTMTERRDEIGKLFRSHAHMVGELKRLVKEVQSAKLKEREHELAQKESALQAMQSQINPHFLYNTLEVINSHAIIENNEVISKMTTSLADLFRYNLKNAHQIVTLREEIGHLRAYLDIQAARYRKLRIDIDLNALDESMLHHVYLIRLTLQPLAENAFIHGYQNHRLPPVYIGLTLSTEEDRYVLHMKDKGHGMSEEKRMQLNAYFQQAPASQAITSNGIGLASVHERIRLSFGDAYGLYIASSNHEGTHIEVRLPRRMSWT; encoded by the coding sequence ATGCTGAAGAATCTAACCATGAACAAAAAACTCATTGCCATTAGCCTGTTGTTCGTCTGTCTGCCTGTTCTTCTGCTCGGTACCTATTGGTACAATGCCTCCACGGAAACTATTGAAGAATCGACGATTGCTTCAAACCAGCGGATCGTGACCCAAACCACAGAGTACCTAAACTTGTACATTGCCGGTCTTGAGACCTCCACCTACCCTTCTCTATCGGGCGCAAGCATTCAGAGTCTCATTAACAGCCGTAGCCTGTCTCCTTACGCCTATCTGAAACTATCTGAATCCATTGAAAAAGGGATCTTTGCCCAGATGCTATACGGCCGAGATGATGTCGTGGGCATGTCCCTTGCAGCAAAGAATGGTTTTGTTGTCAGTGACTATACCCGCGCTCCCGAACTTCTGAATATGGATCAAATTACGCACCAAAATCAGCTGTTACTAGAGAAAATGGAACGAATGGACGATTTTCATATTGAGGGAATTCGTTACGTAGGTTCGGAGCCTGTCCTTACCGTGACTCGAAAGATTCCAAGCAATCAGAGCTATCTGTTTGAAGGTTTGCTTATTGTCGATCTTCATCTCAGCCAGATTGCAGGCATATGTAAAAATGTCTCTCACCATGAACTTGAAATATGGATTACCGATGCACATAGTGGACAAGTCATTTACCATCCAGAACAAACGAGAATCGGCACTTCACTCTCCCCCTCCCTTGTTCAAGAGCTAACATCCAGCAAGACAGGTTTATTACATGAATATGAAACCGATCTTCCAAATATTTTGTTGTATGAGCACTCTTCTCAGACGGATTGGGTTGTTGCTCTTGAACAGCCTAAGGATGCCGTGATTGGCGAACTACTGGACCTTCGTGCTACGGCAATTTACTTTTTTGCATGTATTATGATTGTTACGGTTTTTATTCTAGGAGGATTCTCACTCCAAATTAGCCGTGCTTTGTCGCTGCTAGAGAGGTTAATGAAGCGGGTGCAGACGGGGGACTTCTCGCTGCCCATTACCACAATGACGGAGCGGCGCGATGAGATTGGAAAGCTTTTTCGAAGTCATGCCCATATGGTCGGGGAGTTAAAACGACTTGTGAAGGAGGTACAGTCTGCCAAGCTGAAGGAGCGGGAACATGAACTGGCTCAGAAAGAATCTGCTCTACAGGCCATGCAATCACAGATTAACCCCCATTTTCTATACAACACACTAGAGGTCATTAATAGTCATGCGATCATCGAGAACAATGAGGTTATCAGCAAAATGACGACATCCCTTGCAGACCTTTTCCGCTACAATTTAAAAAATGCGCACCAAATCGTTACCCTTCGAGAGGAGATTGGTCATCTTAGAGCGTATTTGGATATTCAGGCGGCCAGGTACCGCAAACTGAGGATCGATATCGACCTTAATGCACTCGATGAATCCATGCTCCATCACGTATATCTGATTCGACTGACGCTGCAGCCGCTGGCCGAAAATGCTTTTATTCATGGATATCAGAATCATCGCCTTCCGCCTGTCTATATAGGACTTACCCTGAGCACAGAGGAAGATCGGTATGTTCTCCACATGAAAGACAAAGGACATGGAATGAGTGAAGAAAAGCGAATGCAGTTAAATGCCTATTTTCAGCAAGCACCTGCTTCTCAGGCGATTACATCAAACGGTATTGGACTCGCGAGTGTACATGAGCGAATTCGTTTGTCTTTTGGAGATGCTTACGGACTATACATTGCCTCATCTAATCATGAGGGTACGCATATCGAAGTTAGACTCCCACGCCGAATGAGTTGGACGTAA
- a CDS encoding ABC transporter substrate-binding protein, protein MVKRKGMSVLVCMLLVLTVFAAGCSKGGSGTADSPGGVTEPKPGTDTPAQEQTEITLGYYSDGKSDAKMKELITTFTDKHPNITVKTQSAPYGQFYQKLDTQIAAGKAPDVWLSDGALVMKYAERGTLKDVTEWINKDLNKEDYYGLEFNKDAEGHYWGIPQGIQIGVLYYNKDLFDKAGISYPEDSWTWEDLKLAAEKLTVDASGKTAVDASFDANSVSQFGLTFFSITEGWFSVLKSYGGGILDETNTKSIVDSPENKQAMEWIVDGMNRGIFTDPVDLKSFQSSMAVFPSGSAAMRIGIYARVQAANEAGLNYDVALLPTGPDGKRFAPVIANSWVISAKADDAKAQAAWEWMKFWATEDEVQKEWAALGEAVPVKKSVANSDVFLTSGANPANRQAFLDSFEFAGTLDTNAVWEEWVSKFNENAERAFLGDTPVEETLKKANEDIQKVLDGFYK, encoded by the coding sequence ATGGTCAAGCGTAAAGGAATGTCTGTACTCGTATGTATGCTGCTTGTGCTGACAGTATTCGCAGCAGGTTGCAGCAAGGGCGGGAGTGGTACTGCAGATTCACCGGGGGGAGTAACAGAACCTAAGCCAGGCACAGATACACCAGCGCAGGAGCAAACCGAAATTACCCTTGGTTATTATTCAGATGGGAAAAGCGACGCCAAGATGAAAGAACTCATTACTACATTTACGGATAAGCATCCTAACATTACTGTAAAAACGCAAAGTGCACCGTATGGCCAGTTCTATCAAAAACTCGATACCCAGATTGCGGCGGGTAAAGCCCCGGATGTGTGGTTATCCGATGGAGCACTTGTCATGAAGTATGCCGAACGCGGCACGCTGAAAGATGTGACGGAGTGGATCAACAAGGATCTGAATAAAGAGGATTATTATGGCTTAGAGTTCAATAAAGATGCCGAAGGTCACTACTGGGGAATTCCCCAAGGAATTCAGATTGGTGTGCTGTATTACAACAAAGATCTTTTTGATAAAGCAGGGATAAGTTACCCCGAGGATAGCTGGACTTGGGAAGATTTGAAGCTTGCGGCGGAAAAACTGACGGTGGATGCAAGTGGAAAGACAGCTGTCGATGCTAGTTTTGATGCAAACAGTGTAAGCCAGTTTGGTCTAACCTTTTTTAGCATTACCGAAGGTTGGTTCTCCGTACTGAAATCGTATGGCGGAGGCATTTTGGATGAGACAAATACAAAATCCATCGTAGATTCCCCAGAAAATAAGCAGGCAATGGAATGGATCGTAGACGGTATGAATAGAGGAATCTTTACAGATCCGGTTGATCTAAAAAGTTTCCAAAGCTCAATGGCGGTATTCCCAAGCGGCTCTGCTGCGATGCGGATCGGGATTTATGCACGTGTTCAGGCAGCCAATGAAGCAGGACTTAATTATGATGTAGCGCTCCTTCCAACAGGTCCAGATGGCAAGCGTTTTGCTCCCGTTATTGCGAACTCTTGGGTAATCAGCGCGAAGGCAGATGATGCCAAAGCACAGGCCGCATGGGAATGGATGAAATTCTGGGCAACAGAAGATGAAGTACAAAAAGAGTGGGCAGCACTTGGTGAAGCCGTGCCGGTGAAAAAGTCGGTAGCGAATTCTGACGTATTCCTTACCTCAGGAGCAAACCCTGCGAATCGTCAAGCTTTCCTCGATAGCTTTGAGTTTGCCGGGACTCTCGATACAAATGCCGTATGGGAAGAGTGGGTATCGAAGTTTAATGAAAATGCAGAGCGTGCCTTCCTTGGCGATACACCAGTAGAAGAGACACTGAAAAAAGCGAATGAAGATATACAGAAAGTGCTGGATGGTTTCTATAAGTAA